The region GGTTCTGGAAATATCCATCGGGAAAATATGAAGTGTTTTGGGAATCGAAGCAATCAGCGGTTCATTCCTTTTGGCGACAGTTTCCGCAAACGGCGTCCATAAAACGATTTGATTCTTGAACTCCTGCTGGTCCGGCTTAAACCAGTCCCTGCCGGCAATCGGATTAAACAGGCCGACTCGAATTCGGTATTGATAGGTTTTTCCCGGCTGAACGGTGTCATCATGAGCCCAAACCAGCAAAGGTTCGGTCCGCTTCCACCAGTCATCCGTCAGCAATTCTCTCTGGTAATCCCGCCAGATGTCTTCAACCGTTCGCTGGCGTGTTCCCGGTCGAGTTGCCACGCCCGGGGCCCCCATATCCGGAGGCATCACTCCGGGGCCGCCCGGCTGAGTTCGCCCGGGCTGCGGCTGTTCCCGACCCGGCTGCGGCTGACGTCCCGGCTGGCGTCCCGGCTGCCGCGCTCCTCCGGGCCCCGGCAAGCCGCCTTCCATCCCTCCCGGAGCCGTCCGGCCCGGACCCGCTCCCGCGGCGCCGGCCGCCTGCTGCTGCGCCAATCGACGCGCTTCATCCCGCTGCTGCTGAAGCAGCTTCTGGGCTTCTTCCAGATACGGGGGCGGCATCCAATACTGATACCGCGACGTAGCAAAATCATACGGCCGCTGCTGCAGAAGTGACGCCTGACGAATGCGTTCTTTAAATTGTTCTATTTGAACAGAAACGCCGCCGCCGCTGAGCTCTTCGGTTCGGTACGGCAGCTGGTCAAACAGTTTTTTATAAGCAATCGTCTGGGGGCTCGGCACCCGCTCCCAAGGCCCCCAAGAGCCGTCCGGAAGCTGTTCTCTACGCTGCAGCTCCACTCGGGCGGCAACAGGAACCGCCAAAACCGGGTCTTTATGGGCCGGACGAACTCCCAAGCCCATAAAGGCCGATTGAAACTGCTGCACAATCCGCCGGACATCCAGCCGGGCCGAAACCGTCACAAAATCCACATCTCCTATCTGGACGGGAACATTCTCATACGGCAGCTCCGGCGTAACCTCTTCCGTCGGAACGTAAGCGGCCGAACGGATATAAGCCATCTGAACATCCTGCAGCGGCGGAATCTCCGGCACAGCGTATTCCCGGTCTGTTTCGATCGGCTGACGCCCAATCCCGGGCAGCATCGGGTAAACCTGCAGATTCAGGGTCGGAACAGAGGAAGCAAGGAGCCGTTCATAGGAGGGAATAAAATCCGGCAGCGGCAGTGATACCGTCTCCGACGCCCCCTCAATTCGTTCACGAAGACGTTCCGCTTTCTGAGCCAGCTTATTCTGGGCCGAACCGGGAGATTCCTTGCGCCCATCAATCACCGGACCGAACGGATTTCGAAAAACAAACAGCCACAGCAGCCCCAGACTCAGCAGACCGATTCCGGCAAGAATGATTTTATCCAAATGCTGCTCAAGAAGATTTTCTCGTTTTTTGCTCATGAAAATATCCTGTGCTCATCATTTTCCGTTCGAACAGCTCATCCCGCAGCCGGCCTGTCATCATCAATACCCCGCCGGCCCAAACGGCGCAGCAGAGGCACCCGCTGCAGATTGTCCCAGCAGGACCTTCACCGGCTCCGGTTTGATTTCATCATAGGCCTTGCGGACAAACAGATACTCGCAAACCAAGTCCACCCGCATCGCCGCATCGGTTCCGTACCGGTAATAATAATGCGAAGGGCTCTGCTTATCCACTGCGGAAAAAGTACTGGCCAAGATCGTAATCTGATTGTGGCGGCCCTGACGAATTTCACCGTTTTCCTTAAACCCCTCCCGATAACTGTGGGGCCTGCTGGAACAAAGTTCTTTCAAAAACGCCTGCGTATAGCGGCTGTCCACAATCACCGATACGGCAAAGTGAACTACATCAATGTCCTCGTTGCCGATTCGAGCCGTCCAGGGACGCGAAATCAGCGGGCTGGGCATACCGGGCAGGACATAAGCCGGCTGGTCAGATGTCATGCTGCCGCCGAATCCGCCAAACCCTCCGAAACGCGGAGACACAACTCCAGGCATCCCCCCGACCCCTCCGGACAGTCCCCCCGCAGGGACATCCGACACCGGACGCTGAAAACTCACCCCCATCAGCCGTTTAACGGGAGAATCCGCAACCCGCTCCGACCCCGTGTTCATCGCCTCAATCGCCGCCACTACATCTTCATAAATCCAATAGGCCGTTTGAGCAAACCAGCAGTCGCGCAGGGCCTGCTCGGCCCCCACAAACTGGTACGATTCCCAAAAATCATACCAGGCAAAAACCCGCGGATGCGCATACATCGCAATTCGCTCCGCCCGAGCATTGCAAATCGCATTGACCATCGGATTGTCCGCCGCTCCCAACTGACCCAATCCGGGCGTTCCTCCCAAAAACTCCCCGCCGCGAACGGCACCGACCGTCCCGCCGCCGGCCGCCCGAATTTCGCTTTCCGAGGGAGCATCGAGGGCCTTCAGTCGTTCGGTAATCATCTGTTCAATGGCCGCTCGATACCGTCGCCCGAAATCCAGATAGACCTGGGACGATGTGTCCTCGGATTTCGGAAAAATTCCGTATTTAATCAGCTCACGCAGCGAGGACTGGATTGACATCCGCTGAACGGCTTCTGCATCCGCCCGATACTGCTGTAGAACTCTCTGAACCTGTTCGGCCTGCTCTTTCGGAGGGGTCGTTCGAGCCAGACTGTCGAGAGTCTGAGCCATTCGCTCCCAGTCCTGCTTTTTGGTGCTGACGGTTCGTCCAATCAGAATCGTCGGAACGAACAGAACCAGCCCGACCAGCAGCAGCCCCGCCGGCAGCAGAAGAGCCGAATATTTTTTCAAATACCCCTTGATGATATCAATTACCATATTCATGATTTAGTCTCACATCTGGATGATTGCTTCGCTATGATCTGCCTAAAAATCACCGCCGCCTCCGACGCCGCCGGGAGCTGTCGGAACAGCCGTTGGGAAAAATCCGCCGCCCATACCGCCTGTACTCATTTCCGGCACAACCGGGGCGTCTTTCCATACAAACTTGGCCTGAATCCGAAACCAGGAATCCCGCAAAATATATTGAGGTTCTCCGAAGGGGCTCTGTTTGACACGGCCCAAGTCCCGGTCCGTATAAGCCGGATTATTTCTAATATCCTCCGGCGTAATATAATCCAGCGTTTTGCTGATTTCCTCCTCTGTCATCGGATCGATAAGGACAATCTCCCTGGTGACGCGAGTCGGAACCGCTCCGGTCATCCCGGGCATCATAGGACCCGGCGCCGCCGTCATCCCCGGTGCGGCACCGGCCGGCTGAGTTGACGGAACCCGCTCCACCTCCCGGAGAATCCCGATTCCGGCCGGCATCTGCATATCCGCCGGGTCCACGGCTCCGGATTCATCCCGAAAATGCCGGATATCGCCTTTGCCGAACAGCTCAAACGGCGTATCCGGAAACAGGGTTTTGAGATTCTCAAACCGGGTCACCACACCCCATCGTCTCGAGTCTGACCCGACCCCGGGCGGGTCCAGCAATTGAGCAATATTTTTATAAGGACTGTAGCCCTCAATTAATACAACAAATCCCGCCTGCGGCGTTGTGCCGGCGGCTCCCATCATGTCTCCGCCGACCATACCAGGCCCCCCGAACATCTCTCCCGGCATCCCTCCGGGCCGCATGACAGGTCCGCCCATAAAGCCGCCCATCTCTCCGCCGAACCCGCCGCCGGGGCCAAATCCGCTTGCCCCCCGCCGGCTCCCCTGCGGAAAAGCCGCCGAGGCCAAATCCGGTGCAAACTGAATCTCCAGACGCGTCACAAACATAATTTTTCTTTCTGCACGCGGTATGGAGCGGATAGTCCGGATGTCTCCATTCACAAACGCCTCGTATAAAGCGGCGATTTCCGGCGTGTTGTCTTTATTTGGAAAACACTTCAAAAGGGTTTCATTCAGGAGAGGAATAATCTGCCGATATTTGAACAAATCCAGCTCCTTTTGAACCTGCTGTTCAAACATCGGTTTTTGGCTTTCAAATTCTGAAACGGCTGAATTGATGCTTTGGGCCTGCTGCATTACGGCCTGAACCGTCCGAAGGGCTCCGCTCTCGCGGGTGTACTGCTGAAGCAGACGGAAGGTCCAGAGCAGACAAACCAGACTGACCGCCAGAAAAACCCCGGCTGCAGCCGTAAAGACCCTCGCTTTGCGGGTCCAGGCCATTGCCCGGGCAATTCGGCGAGGCAGAAGATTGGTTTCAATCTTCGATTCGCCCAGCAGCTGAACCCCCAAACCGTATACCACACCGAACTCAGAAAGATTTTCATGAAACTTGGCCGCGGACACTTCCGGAGAAAGCGTCAGCCGCTCGAAGGAATCGGGCTTAATCACCGGAAGCCCCAGACTCTGCTGAAGATATTTGGTCAGTCCCTGAAGCTTAAAACCGCCCCCCAGCGCCAGTATGCGTGAAAATCCCTTATCCCGGCCGGCTCCGCTGGATGAATAAAACCCAAGACTTCGCTGAATTTCACCGGCCAAATCCGTATAAACCGGCTTCATCGCTGTGAAAATCTGCCGCATATACTTGCTCATCGGGGCCGTCCGCTTGAGTTTTTCGGCCTTGGCAAACTTCAGCTTAAAGGCGTCGGCAATCGCTTCAGTAAACGTGTTGCCCCCGATTCGAA is a window of Anaerohalosphaeraceae bacterium DNA encoding:
- the pilM gene encoding type IV pilus assembly protein PilM, which gives rise to MAKASHAVWGIDIGTCSLKALRLRRGAEGLEVAGFACLEHSKILSTADVTPEERRETIQQTLREFLKENEVGREEVAIAIAGQNSFARLVKMPPVDPKRIPKIVPLEAVQQIPFDINEVEWDWQLLKNPDSPDTEVGIFAIKNEVIAEMLDFFSRENLRVSCVQISPIALYNYALYDLKDISASAGKATIILDMGAENTTLVIATRDSVWQRSIRIGGNTFTEAIADAFKLKFAKAEKLKRTAPMSKYMRQIFTAMKPVYTDLAGEIQRSLGFYSSSGAGRDKGFSRILALGGGFKLQGLTKYLQQSLGLPVIKPDSFERLTLSPEVSAAKFHENLSEFGVVYGLGVQLLGESKIETNLLPRRIARAMAWTRKARVFTAAAGVFLAVSLVCLLWTFRLLQQYTRESGALRTVQAVMQQAQSINSAVSEFESQKPMFEQQVQKELDLFKYRQIIPLLNETLLKCFPNKDNTPEIAALYEAFVNGDIRTIRSIPRAERKIMFVTRLEIQFAPDLASAAFPQGSRRGASGFGPGGGFGGEMGGFMGGPVMRPGGMPGEMFGGPGMVGGDMMGAAGTTPQAGFVVLIEGYSPYKNIAQLLDPPGVGSDSRRWGVVTRFENLKTLFPDTPFELFGKGDIRHFRDESGAVDPADMQMPAGIGILREVERVPSTQPAGAAPGMTAAPGPMMPGMTGAVPTRVTREIVLIDPMTEEEISKTLDYITPEDIRNNPAYTDRDLGRVKQSPFGEPQYILRDSWFRIQAKFVWKDAPVVPEMSTGGMGGGFFPTAVPTAPGGVGGGGDF